In one Juglans regia cultivar Chandler chromosome 11, Walnut 2.0, whole genome shotgun sequence genomic region, the following are encoded:
- the LOC108979878 gene encoding lysine histidine transporter-like 8 — MSEQNEIRSAPLTPRKGSVAPTPPLVSTPPVSCPPSQFHSPSLSRSPLLHEEHAAEAPRNKTPKTPRTPRLSLTPRFITPLGSPMRKALRMTKLDPQDAWLPITESRNGNQYYAAFHTLCSGIGVQALVLPVAFTILGWTWGIIGLTLAFVWQLYTLWLLVQLHESTETGMRYCRYLQLSCVTFGDKLGKLLAMFPIMYLSGGTCVALIIIGGSTSKQFYQIVCGPTCSQPLTSVEWYLVFTCAAVLLSQLPNLNSIAGVSLIGAVTAVAYCTMIWVVSVAEGRLPGVSYNPVRGKTQIEHIFDVLNALGIIAFAFRGHNLILEIQATMPSDEKHPSRVPMWKGVKVSYTMIAACLFPLAIGGYWAYGQKIPENGGMLTALYAFHSQDVSQSVLGLTSLFVIVNAVSSFQIYAMPMFDDMESKYTIRKKEPCPWWLRAVFRAMFGYGCFFVAVAIPFLGSLAGLIGGLALPVTLAYPCFMWLKIKKPKMYSGMWWLNWVLGVLGMGLSGILIAAGVYVVIDTGIEASFFKPH, encoded by the exons ATGAGCGAGCAGAATGAGATTAGATCGGCACCATTAACGCCGAGAAAAGGATCAGTTGCACCAACACCCCCGCTTGTGTCGACGCCGCCTGTATCATGTCCACCCTCTCAGTTCCACTCACCTTCTTTGTCAAGGTCGCCGCTGCTTCATGAGGAGCATGCAGCAGAGGCGCCTCGAAATAAGACACCCAAAACGCCAAGGACCCCCAGGCTATCTTTGACTCCCAGGTTTATTACTCCCCTTGGAAGCCCAATGAGGAAGGCTCTCAGGATGACCAAGCTTGATCCTCAGGACGCTTGGCTACCAATCACTGAGTCAAGAAATGGTAATCAATACTATGCTGCTTTTCACACTCTTTGTTCTGGGATTGGAGTCCAGGCTCTTGTGCTTCCTGTGGCCTTCACAATCCTTGGCTG GACATGGGGAATAATAGGTTTGACTCTAGCATTTGTCTGGCAGCTATACACCCTATGGTTACTCGTCCAGCTCCATGAATCGACTGAAACTGGGATGCGCTACTGCCGATACCTCCAACTTTCTTGTGTCACCTTCG GGGACAAGCTAGGAAAGTTGCTGGCTATGTTTCCAATCATGTATCTCTCTGGTGGTACATGTGTGGCTTTAATCATTATTGGTGGATCAACCTCTAAACAATTCTACCAGATTGTGTGCGGGCCAACATGCTCCCAGCCGCTAACCAGCGTCGAATGGTACTTGGTGTTTACGTGCGCAGCCGTGTTGCTATCACAGCTGCCGAACTTGAACTCCATAGCTGGTGTGTCATTGATCGGGGCCGTCACTGCGGTCGCATATTGCACGATGATATGGGTTGTATCCGTGGCAGAGGGCAGGCTTCCTGGGGTGTCCTATAATCCTGTTAGGGGAAAAACCCAGATCGAACATATTTTTGATGTGCTTAATGCACTTGGGATCATTGCTTTTGCTTTCAGGGGCCACAATCTTATCCTTGAGATTCAG GCCACTATGCCATCAGATGAGAAGCATCCCTCGAGAGTACCAATGTGGAAAGGAGTCAAGGTTTCCTATACAATGATAGCTGCCTGCTTGTTTCCTCTTGCAATTGGTGGCTATTGGGCTTATGGCCAGAAG ATCCCAGAAAATGGAGGAATGCTTACAGCACTCTACGCATTCCATTCACAAGATGTGTCACAGTCTGTGCTAGGCCTAACCAGCCTGTTTGTCATAGTGAATGCAGTAAGCTCATTCCAAATCTATGCCATGCCAATGTTTGATGACATGGAGTCCAAGTACACAATTAGAAAGAAAGAGCCATGCCCATGGTGGCTACGCGCAGTTTTCCGGGCAATGTTTGGGTATGGGTGCTTCTTCGTGGCGGTAGCGATTCCATTCTTGGGAAGCCTTGCAGGATTGATTGGAGGCCTAGCACTGCCCGTGACATTGGCGTACCCATGCTTCATGTGGCTCAAGATAAAGAAGCCTAAAATGTACAGCGGAATGTGGTGGTTGAATTGGGTACTAGGGGTGTTGGGTATGGGTCTAAGTGGTA